The genomic window CCGGCCGACGGCGGACCGCTGCACGCGCACCTTCGCCAGCAGGACGACGCGATCGCCCGGGCGGCCGGACTCGTCGGTCGGGGGCTCGTCAGCGATCGCACACACCTGCAGGTGATCAGCTTCTTCGTCAACGAGGGGGATCGACGGCGTGCGAACCTGTTCCGGGACCTCCGCGAGGACACCGACGGCTCGCTCCAGTCGGGGCTCGACCTCCTCGAATCGCTCTGTGAGACCGACGAGGACTGGGAGACGGCGGCGGGCGTCACCGAGTACACGATCCAGGTCGCGTACGACGACTACGCCGACGCCCTCGACGGAATGGGGATGGATCCGAAACCGATCTGCTAGGAGGGAAAGTCCGATTGCTCAATCGTCGTCGGCCAGCGGCGCTTCCGCCGGCGTTCCGGCGACCTCGGGATAGGCGTCGACGCCCGCGTAATCGACCAGTTGCGCCCCGAGTTCGCGAACGCGAGATTCGATGTCCGGATCCTCGATGCCGTCGTCGCCGACCGTGTCGTACGCCGCGGGAATCCCGACCTCCAGCGGGAGGGTCCAGGCGTTGAGCGTCCGCGCGACCGTCCGGAGGTGCATCATCGCCGACTT from Salinarchaeum sp. Harcht-Bsk1 includes these protein-coding regions:
- a CDS encoding transcription antitermination protein, producing the protein MDGEAFRERVTDEKATELDRLGSEKLLIALTDADLSEEGVLEAAAASEHSARNTFEQWADSEDDERAREVFADVAEQEAEHYERVAEHLPEDFEPADGGPLHAHLRQQDDAIARAAGLVGRGLVSDRTHLQVISFFVNEGDRRRANLFRDLREDTDGSLQSGLDLLESLCETDEDWETAAGVTEYTIQVAYDDYADALDGMGMDPKPIC